Proteins found in one Streptomyces sp. CB09001 genomic segment:
- a CDS encoding hydrolase: MSTENKTGLGALLTPEESVLTLIDHQPFQFANLHSHEPTMVINNVVGLAKAARVFDVPTILTTVVEERGGLLLQDLQDVFPEQKPINRTFINTWQDERVVDAVKATGRKKLIIAGLWTEICVAMPAIQAAGEGFEVFVVTDASGGVSKEAHDMAVQRMIQAGVVPITWMAVLGEWQRDWAREKTVQGAAGVQAQHGGASGVAFAWEMQLLATSPGEEA; encoded by the coding sequence ATGAGTACTGAGAACAAGACCGGACTCGGCGCGCTGCTGACGCCCGAGGAAAGCGTGCTCACCCTCATTGACCATCAGCCGTTCCAGTTCGCCAACCTGCACAGCCATGAACCGACGATGGTCATCAACAACGTCGTCGGGCTCGCCAAGGCAGCCAGGGTGTTCGACGTCCCGACCATTCTGACAACCGTCGTGGAGGAGCGCGGCGGCCTCCTTCTCCAGGATCTGCAGGATGTGTTCCCGGAGCAGAAGCCGATCAACAGGACCTTCATCAACACCTGGCAGGACGAGCGGGTCGTGGATGCCGTCAAGGCGACCGGACGTAAGAAGCTGATCATCGCCGGCCTCTGGACGGAGATCTGTGTGGCCATGCCGGCGATACAGGCGGCAGGCGAGGGCTTCGAGGTCTTCGTCGTCACCGACGCGTCGGGCGGTGTCTCGAAGGAGGCCCACGACATGGCGGTGCAGCGCATGATCCAGGCGGGCGTGGTCCCGATCACCTGGATGGCGGTGCTGGGCGAGTGGCAGCGGGACTGGGCCCGCGAGAAGACCGTGCAGGGTGCCGCCGGGGTCCAGGCACAGCATGGCGGTGCGAGCGGTGTGGCCTTCGCCTGGGAGATGCAGCTCCTGGCCACGTCCCCCGGAGAAGAGGCCTGA